A stretch of the Acyrthosiphon pisum isolate AL4f chromosome A2, pea_aphid_22Mar2018_4r6ur, whole genome shotgun sequence genome encodes the following:
- the LOC100166628 gene encoding GATOR complex protein WDR59: protein MATRWSSDYNAIEIRDFDAHRMAIDYTGSIVLLAGRKKYGIVEIYKSSNILFPRTCKYEIKALEWNPTYHNQHFCALAQSTQLQLLSLKNNVNLASSTRLNTHTRAILDINWHASDPNILASSSMDSFVNIWDIRDNTRPALSLSAIIPALRVRWNHLTKHLIATAHGGEVKIWDQRKAANPIHYITAHLSNIHCLDWSYTNENQLVTCSQDCTVKFFEINNLKKAENVLNTVTPVWSAKYTPFGDGILIVLVPPEKRVDNNLILWNLSSINSPVHTFVGHSDTILEFQWMKNNEDKTSEYEFITWSKDQTMRLWHVVSFLQEMPMDYIEKSSDDNLNIDQNAPTSDTSNVSNDALNDIDTVNFESEGRDGSLSMSTSDDSYSTEVGEEPIVNLHKEFLSLNVGSEIFIEQKDPDRRILIALVKVNNNSITIHMTFPLDYPVNVEPQFQITKSTYDASMKNKIHKVLYDSAIKQVSKNLTCVQFCLRELVVSLRKSRISFSESQFSEDDKKTYSMYSQSPSHYDRTSTYISSQDTCNILQHKTMGLKFCNNGALLWFNSPPKRKSDIFPSISLQKIDSANHTPLQKLQPYWFSNKNSPTDGSSRSSKSYRKDKLDKPIVSIYDVSSLFSINKDLASKYELDVSNVFSTCLKNAWITNGFKRKDLVQTWTLAAYACNTKCNVKKKVTSSIDQINNWRNHPFTIDMIDSLISHYAGHSDYQTAALLCCVFNPNPALKNIEQDRTPTPVYTRSNSLSEGFTFSRGQEESTECYEISDQGLLLEDSDAQKNVHYDVYKKIYMDVLDNLGLLDQQTSVKKFLKQQTQKSSAFFFKFIVECLKCNDSVKDGYCLQCQQFSLKCTLCNSTVRGAAHVCLKCGHGGHANHLIQWFSKESLCAVNCGCYCLFETMSILHIKKYDSKED, encoded by the coding sequence ATGGCTACAAGGTGGAGTAGTGACTATAATGCTATTGAAATTAGAGATTTTGATGCTCATAGAATGGCTATAGACTATACTGGTTCTATAGTATTGTTAGCTGGCCGTAAAAAATATGGTAttgttgaaatttataaatcatcaaatattctATTTCCTAGAACttgtaaatatgaaattaaagcTCTTGAGTGGAATCCGACATATCACAACCAACATTTTTGTGCATTGGCACAGAGCACCCAATTGCAATTACTTAGTTTGAAAAACAATGTTAATTTAGCTTCTTCGACAAGATTAAATACCCATACACGAGCTATATTAGACATAAATTGGCATGCCTCTGATCCAAATATTCTGGCTTCGTCGTCTATGGAttcatttgtaaatatttgggACATTAGAGACAACACTAGACCAGCTTTATCTCTTTCAGCTATTATTCCAGCCTTACGAGTGAGGTGGAATCATTTAACTAAACACTTGATAGCTACTGCTCATGGTGGGGAAGTCAAAATATGGGATCAGAGAAAAGCTGCAAATCCAATTCATTATATTACAGCCCACCTCAGTAATATACATTGTTTGGATTGGAGTTATACAAATGAAAATCAATTAGTCACTTGTAGTCAAGATTGTACTGTTAAGTTTTTCgaaataaataatcttaaaaaggcagaaaatgttttaaatactgTCACACCCGTTTGGAGTGCTAAATATACACCTTTTGGCGatggtatattaattgttttggtTCCTCCAGAGAAAAGAGTGGACAATAACCTAATATTGTGGAATTTGAGTTCCATTAATTCACCTGTTCATACATTTGTTGGTCATTCAGATACAATATTAGAGTTTCAATGgatgaaaaataatgaagatAAAACATctgaatatgaatttataacgtGGTCTAAAGATCAGACCATGAGATTATGGCACGTTGTGTCATTTCTTCAGGAAATGCCTATGGATTATATCGAAAAATCATCTGACGATAATTTGAATATTGATCAAAACGCACCAACCTCCGACACAAGTAATGTGTCCAATGATGCACTTAATGACATTGATACTGTAAACTTTGAAAGTGAAGGTCGAGATGGAAGTTTATCTATGTCTACTAGTGATGATTCTTATAGTACCGAAGTTGGTGAGGAACCTATTGTAAATTTACACAAAGAGTTTCTTTCTTTGAATGTTGGTTCAGAAATCTTCATTGAACAAAAAGATCCAGATCGACGTATATTAATAGCTTTGGTAaaagtcaataataattcaataactatACATATGACATTTCCATTGGATTACCCTGTAAACGTCGAACCTCAGTTTCAAATTACCAAAAGTACTTATGATgcaagtatgaaaaataaaattcataaagtATTGTATGATTCAGCTATAAAACAAGTGTCTAAAAACTTGACTTGTGTGCAGTTTTGTCTTCGTGAACTTGTTGTGTCTCTAAGAAAGTCTCGGATATCATTTTCGGAATCTCAATTTTCTGAAGACGATAAGAAAACATACTCAATGTATTCACAATCGCCATCACATTATGATCGTACAAGTACTTACATATCTAGCCAAGACACTTGTAATATTCTACAGCATAAAACAATGGGTTTAAAATTTTGTAACAATGGTGCATTATTGTGGTTTAATAGTCCGCCAAAAAGGAAATCCGATATTTTTCCATCTATTTCTCTACAAAAAATTGATAGTGCAAATCACACTCCCCTACAAAAGCTTCAACCTTACTGGtttagtaataaaaattctCCAACTGATGGAAGTAGTCGAAGCTCAAAAAGTTATAGAAAAGACAAGCTAGATAAACCAATAGTTTCAATTTATGATGTGTcaagtttattttcaataaataaggATTTAGCATCAAAATATGAACTAGATGTATCTAATGTTTTCAGTACTTGTTTGAAAAATGCTTGGATCACAAATGGCTTTAAAAGAAAAGATTTAGTTCAAACTTGGACACTGGCTGCATATGCCTgcaatacaaaatgtaatgtaaaaaaaaaagttacatcgTCCATTGACCAAATTAATAATTGGAGAAATCATCCGTTCACCATTGATATGATTGATTCATTAATCTCTCATTATGCCGGTCATTCTGATTATCAAACCGCTGCTCTATTATGTTGTGTGTTTAATCCAAATCcggctttaaaaaatattgaacaggATAGGACACCTACACCCGTGTATACACGCTCAAATAGTCTGTCAGAAGGTTTCACTTTTTCTAGGGGACAAGAAGAATCGACCGAATGTTATGAAATTTCTGATCAAGGATTACTGTTAGAGGATTCTGATGCCCAGAAAAATGTGCATTatgatgtatacaaaaaaatatacatggaCGTATTAGATAATTTAGGTTTACTAGATCAGCAAACAAGTgttaaaaaatttttgaaacaacAAACTCAAAAGAGtagtgcattttttttcaaattcattgttgaatgtttaaaatgtaatgactCAGTTAAAGATGGATACTGTCTTCAGTGTCAACAGTTTAGTCTGAAGTGTACGTTATGTAATTCTACTGTAAGAGGTGCAGCTCATGTTTGTCTAAAATGTGGACATGGTGGTCATGCTAATCATTTGATTCAATGGTTTAGTAAAGAATCTTTATGTGCTGTAAATTGTggatgttattgtttatttgaaaCAATGTCTATacttcatattaaaaaatatgactcTAAAGAAGATTGA